The following proteins are co-located in the Silene latifolia isolate original U9 population chromosome 1, ASM4854445v1, whole genome shotgun sequence genome:
- the LOC141646331 gene encoding protein FAR1-RELATED SEQUENCE 5-like, with amino-acid sequence MVENGFKPALGLMFVKLEEAIEFYNLYAVACGFIPRKYTQTRFRDGLIDKKSMKRKKKRKRSVEPKKTKITRFGCKAKIRFCAVFNDLKELIGYAIDTFYEGYNHKLCSLKEREFQKNVRTLNLYMKQTIVNNCKLNIGATKTFRILMEQSNGYANIGASLNDFKNFKRNIKCYIGENDADMILDYLKALSQSQDGFYYAYQVDEDNCLAKLFWADAQARMNYSLFGDTITFDPTYGTNKYRMAFTPFTGVDNHKKSVTFLLHLLIMRTMGHSFGCLRSSLIVWATRNLGAFLPIKILN; translated from the exons ATGGTAGAAAATGGTTTCAAACCTGCTCTGGGGTTAATGTTTGTAAAGCTGGAGGAGGCAATAGAGTTTTACAATTTATATGCTGTGGCTTGTGGTTTCATACCAAGGAAGTACACACAAACAAGATTCCGTGATGGTTTGATAGACAAAAAATCAATG aagagaaaaaaaaagaggaaaaggtCTGTAGagccaaagaaaacaaaaataacaagatttGGTTGCAAGGCAAAAATACGGTTTTGTGCTGTATTCAATGACCTTAAGGAGCTAATAGGGTATGCTATTGATACATTTTATGAAGGTTATAATCACAAGCTCTGCTCACTCAAAGAACGGGAATTCCAGAAAAACGTAAGAACACTTAACCTTTACATGAAGCAgacaattgttaacaattgtaAACTCAACATCGGGGCTACCAAGACTTTTAGAATTCTCATGGAACAATCAAATGGGTATGCAAACATTGGTGCATCTCTCAATGATTTCAAGAACTTCaaaagaaatattaaatgttatatagGTGAGAATGATGCTGACATGATTCTCGATTATTTAAAGGCGCTTTCTCAATCGCAAGATGGCTTTTACTATGCTTACCAAGTTGATGAGGATAATTGTTTGGCTAAACTCTTTTGGGCAGATGCACAAGCAAGAATGAATTATTCCTTGTTTGGGGACACAATCACCTTTGATCCTACTTACGGTACTAACAAGTACCGCATGGCCTTCACCCCATTCACCGGTGTTGACAACCACAAAAAATCGGTGACTTTTCTTCTGCACTTGTTGATCATGAGAACGATGGGTCATTCATTTGGGTGCTTAAGAAGTTCCTTGATTGTATGGGCAACAAGGAACCTCGGTGCATTCTTACCGATCAAGATCCTAAATTAA